From Selenomonas ruminantium AC2024, a single genomic window includes:
- a CDS encoding DNA cytosine methyltransferase yields the protein MGRKRANHSLLGRNLMDYFKCENVNLLYQLRSDCLPPIPKRGVTDKLAAEILGYNRPDYIALISMRDRKDVTFSTVEAFAQRLRVPLPVLFVRSCQTIIYGYYQEILRDGNLPQTFKAEAYLKNFATNIKRTLKENRWEIQRLYSISLWENRTFSVREMARCQSFDDSFEFLGKRTTGGLLRRVEVPQHTQVGNAVPPLLARAVAMEIVKVLEAAKPQEETSDSKCTYPELNVDRNNVCLVMDKKKVTA from the coding sequence ATGGGGCGAAAGAGAGCGAACCACTCGTTGCTGGGGCGCAACTTAATGGATTATTTCAAATGCGAAAATGTCAATTTGTTGTATCAGTTAAGGTCAGATTGCCTGCCTCCAATTCCCAAAAGAGGCGTAACGGATAAACTGGCTGCCGAAATTCTGGGATACAATCGCCCAGATTATATCGCACTTATCAGTATGCGTGACCGCAAGGACGTGACTTTTTCCACAGTTGAGGCTTTTGCCCAGCGTTTGCGGGTGCCTCTGCCCGTTCTATTTGTCCGGAGCTGTCAGACGATTATTTATGGGTATTATCAGGAGATTTTGCGTGATGGCAACTTGCCGCAGACATTCAAAGCGGAGGCATATCTGAAAAATTTTGCGACAAACATTAAACGTACCCTTAAAGAAAATAGATGGGAAATCCAGAGGCTTTACAGTATTAGCCTCTGGGAAAATCGTACCTTTAGCGTACGGGAAATGGCGCGTTGCCAGTCTTTTGATGACTCTTTTGAGTTTTTGGGCAAGCGTACCACTGGTGGGCTTTTGCGCCGGGTGGAAGTTCCCCAGCATACTCAGGTGGGCAATGCCGTGCCACCGCTTTTGGCTAGAGCTGTGGCCATGGAAATTGTCAAGGTGCTGGAAGCAGCAAAGCCGCAGGAAGAAACGTCAGATAGCAAATGTACTTATCCAGAACTGAACGTAGACCGGAATAATGTCTGCCTTGTTATGGATAAAAAGAAAGTTACGGCATAA
- a CDS encoding argininosuccinate synthase — protein sequence MAKQIKKVVLAYSGGLDTSVIIPWLKENYDGCEVIACCADVGQGDELDAVHDKALKSGASKVYIADLKEEFLKEYVWPTLKAGAVYEDKYLLGTSFARPIIAKKLVEIAKQEGADAIAHGATGKGNDQVRFELTVKALAPNITLIAPWREWDLDSRSAEIEYAKKHDIPIATDNKTYSMDRNIWHLSHEGADLEDPANEPKDSMFLISKAPQDAPDKPEYVTIDFEKGEPVAVNGKKLGAVELLTELNEIGARNGVGIVDICENRLVGMKSRGVYENPGGSLLYYAHRELEYLCLDRSTYHYKQQVGIRYAELVYDGMWFCQLREALDAFVNSTQQTVTGQVKLKLYKGNIISAGATSPYSLYSQEFVTFEHDDVYNQADATGFINLFGLPLKVRALMQEKTGK from the coding sequence ATGGCTAAACAGATTAAAAAAGTAGTTCTGGCTTACTCCGGTGGTCTTGATACCTCCGTTATCATTCCTTGGCTCAAGGAAAATTATGATGGCTGCGAAGTTATCGCCTGCTGCGCTGATGTAGGTCAGGGCGATGAACTGGATGCCGTGCATGACAAGGCGCTGAAATCCGGTGCTTCCAAGGTATATATCGCTGATCTCAAGGAAGAATTCCTCAAGGAATATGTATGGCCGACGCTCAAAGCTGGTGCTGTTTACGAAGACAAGTACCTGCTCGGTACGTCCTTTGCCCGTCCGATTATTGCCAAGAAGCTGGTGGAAATCGCTAAGCAGGAAGGCGCGGATGCTATTGCTCACGGCGCTACCGGCAAGGGCAATGACCAGGTTCGTTTCGAACTGACCGTTAAGGCTTTGGCTCCGAACATCACGCTGATTGCTCCGTGGCGTGAATGGGACCTCGATTCCCGTTCTGCCGAAATCGAATATGCCAAGAAGCATGATATCCCCATTGCTACGGATAACAAGACCTATTCCATGGACAGAAACATCTGGCATCTGTCCCATGAAGGCGCTGACCTGGAAGACCCGGCCAATGAACCGAAAGACAGCATGTTCCTGATTTCCAAGGCTCCGCAGGATGCTCCGGATAAACCCGAATATGTGACGATTGACTTTGAAAAGGGCGAACCGGTTGCTGTCAATGGCAAGAAACTCGGCGCGGTAGAACTGCTGACCGAACTCAACGAAATCGGTGCGCGCAATGGTGTGGGCATCGTGGATATCTGCGAAAACCGTCTGGTGGGCATGAAGTCCCGCGGCGTGTATGAGAATCCGGGCGGCTCTCTGCTCTACTATGCACATCGTGAACTGGAATACCTCTGCCTTGACCGCAGCACCTACCATTACAAACAGCAGGTTGGCATCCGCTATGCTGAACTCGTTTATGATGGCATGTGGTTCTGCCAGCTGCGTGAAGCACTGGATGCTTTCGTAAACAGCACGCAGCAGACCGTTACCGGTCAGGTTAAACTCAAACTCTACAAGGGCAATATCATTTCTGCAGGTGCAACTTCCCCGTACTCTCTCTATAGCCAGGAATTTGTAACCTTTGAACATGATGATGTGTACAACCAGGCTGATGCTACGGGCTTTATCAACCTGTTCGGCCTGCCGCTCAAAGTTCGTGCCCTGATGCAGGAGAAGACGGGTAAATGA
- the argJ gene encoding bifunctional glutamate N-acetyltransferase/amino-acid acetyltransferase ArgJ gives MFSDAHKKAGVTYPQGFQAAGVKAGIKKSGNLDVAVIYTEQEAAVAGTFTQNAVASAPVRASKKVVATGMAHAITANAGCANACTGEQGEKDAAAMQDITATALGCKADDVVVASTGVIGVNLPMDKMETGIKQAVKELSTEGSENAGKAIITTDTYSKSCATEITLGGKEVRFGAIAKGSGMIQPNMATMLCFITTDAAIDSRLLQKALSEIVEVSFNMISIDGDMSTNDMVIVLANGAAGNAKITEENEDYKLFKATLQNICQELSKKIAADGEGATKFLTISVTGARNFAEAKTIGMSVAKSPLVKTAFFGEDPNWGRVICAVGYAGVPMDPNKTVVKFGGIPVYANGVGADYDEAELRKVMEAHDIVIGIDMGEGDAKADIWSCDFSYEYVKINGEYHT, from the coding sequence ATGTTTAGTGATGCACATAAAAAAGCCGGGGTTACTTACCCGCAGGGCTTTCAGGCTGCCGGTGTAAAGGCCGGTATAAAGAAAAGCGGCAATCTTGATGTTGCCGTAATCTATACGGAACAGGAAGCGGCCGTAGCTGGTACGTTTACGCAGAATGCGGTAGCTTCGGCGCCGGTACGCGCCTCCAAGAAGGTCGTAGCTACGGGCATGGCACATGCCATCACGGCTAATGCCGGCTGCGCTAATGCCTGCACGGGTGAGCAGGGCGAAAAAGATGCTGCGGCCATGCAGGATATCACGGCAACGGCCCTGGGCTGTAAGGCGGATGATGTAGTTGTGGCATCCACCGGCGTCATCGGTGTGAACCTGCCGATGGACAAGATGGAAACGGGCATTAAGCAGGCGGTTAAAGAACTGTCCACCGAAGGCAGTGAAAACGCCGGCAAGGCCATCATTACCACGGATACCTATTCCAAGTCCTGCGCTACGGAAATTACGCTCGGCGGTAAGGAAGTACGCTTCGGTGCTATCGCCAAGGGTTCGGGCATGATTCAGCCCAATATGGCCACCATGCTCTGCTTTATCACGACGGATGCGGCCATTGACAGCAGACTCTTGCAGAAGGCACTGTCGGAAATCGTCGAAGTTTCCTTCAATATGATTTCCATTGACGGCGATATGAGTACCAACGATATGGTGATTGTCCTGGCTAATGGTGCCGCAGGCAATGCGAAAATCACCGAGGAAAATGAGGATTACAAGCTCTTTAAGGCCACGCTGCAGAATATCTGCCAGGAGCTGTCCAAGAAGATTGCGGCTGATGGTGAAGGGGCAACCAAGTTCCTGACCATTTCTGTGACGGGGGCGAGAAACTTTGCCGAAGCCAAGACCATTGGCATGAGTGTTGCCAAGAGCCCGCTTGTAAAGACGGCGTTTTTCGGTGAAGACCCCAACTGGGGCCGCGTCATCTGCGCTGTGGGGTATGCCGGTGTACCGATGGACCCGAATAAGACTGTCGTGAAGTTCGGCGGTATTCCCGTTTATGCCAATGGCGTAGGTGCGGATTATGATGAAGCAGAACTGCGGAAGGTCATGGAGGCCCATGATATCGTTATCGGCATTGATATGGGTGAAGGCGATGCCAAAGCCGATATTTGGAGCTGTGACTTCTCCTATGAATATGTGAAGATTAATGGGGAATACCACACCTAA
- the argC gene encoding N-acetyl-gamma-glutamyl-phosphate reductase — protein sequence MKVSVIGATGYAGAELLRLLYQHPQAEVVHITSESHTGEKIASLYPHLRGLYDMELESMKDIERIGRDSDFVFIGLPHGHAMEVGRALAGMPVRIIDLGADYRFADTEVYEAWYHVPHTHQEAERVYGLAELYREQIKNAKIIGNAGCFTTASILALAPLAKQHLIDVNTIIVDAKSGVSGAGRGAKQANHFPELYDNFRAYNVAKHRHTPEIEQALADISGEKVLLNFTPHLVPMSRGILSTCYANLKEGVTADLVSAAFAKLYGKEYFIRLLGEGAYPSTKEVRGSNFCDIAWHVDERTGRVIVLSAIDNLVKGAAGQAVQNFNIACGFEERMGLDFVPLYP from the coding sequence ATGAAGGTCAGCGTTATCGGTGCTACCGGTTATGCCGGAGCCGAACTTCTGCGGCTGCTCTATCAGCATCCGCAGGCGGAAGTGGTACACATCACTTCGGAGAGTCATACGGGCGAAAAAATTGCCAGCCTTTATCCGCATTTGCGGGGGCTTTACGATATGGAGCTGGAGTCCATGAAGGACATCGAGCGCATTGGCCGGGACAGTGATTTTGTCTTTATCGGTCTGCCGCATGGTCATGCCATGGAAGTGGGTCGGGCACTTGCGGGGATGCCGGTGCGTATTATCGACTTGGGCGCGGATTATCGCTTCGCGGATACGGAAGTGTACGAAGCCTGGTATCATGTTCCGCATACCCATCAGGAAGCAGAACGTGTTTACGGCCTGGCTGAACTTTATCGGGAGCAGATAAAAAATGCTAAGATTATCGGCAATGCCGGCTGCTTTACCACTGCCAGCATCTTAGCGCTCGCGCCGCTTGCCAAACAGCACCTCATCGATGTGAATACGATTATCGTCGATGCCAAATCCGGTGTATCAGGAGCCGGGCGCGGTGCTAAGCAGGCCAATCATTTCCCGGAGCTCTACGATAACTTCCGAGCTTACAATGTGGCCAAGCACCGACATACGCCGGAGATTGAGCAGGCACTGGCCGACATTTCGGGGGAAAAGGTTCTGTTGAACTTCACGCCGCATCTCGTGCCGATGTCGCGCGGAATTCTTTCTACATGCTACGCCAACCTTAAAGAGGGTGTAACTGCGGATTTGGTCAGCGCCGCTTTTGCAAAGCTCTACGGCAAGGAATACTTTATCCGCTTATTGGGCGAAGGGGCCTATCCGTCCACCAAGGAAGTGCGCGGCTCCAACTTCTGTGATATTGCCTGGCATGTGGATGAACGCACAGGCCGCGTGATTGTGCTCTCAGCCATTGACAATCTTGTAAAGGGCGCTGCCGGGCAGGCGGTACAGAATTTCAATATCGCCTGCGGTTTTGAAGAACGTATGGGACTTGATTTCGTTCCCCTTTATCCCTGA
- a CDS encoding diacylglycerol/lipid kinase family protein, with protein MQKLVLFYNPVSGHAAFKNKLDWIVEAFQRRGILLLLYRTKREGNEDFVEFLREVKPEGVLAAGGDGTVHECVNLLVKNNIDLPMGIIGSGTSNDFATYLQINEDMEAYFDKIAAGSCHRMDVGKVGDKYFINVASAGMMTSIAHEVDRRLKNALGKMAYYLKGIGEIPKFRAVPLTITADGEKHELEAFLFVVINSGVVGSMKNVAEKLAVDDGKLDLLAIKKCGVHKLMAVTADLVAGKPVSEKDCVLHLQARNFQIETTGELQSDLDGEVGPMLPLHIETIPKAIAIYC; from the coding sequence TTGCAAAAGCTGGTGCTGTTTTATAACCCGGTTTCCGGGCATGCAGCTTTCAAGAATAAACTGGACTGGATTGTGGAAGCCTTTCAGCGGCGGGGCATCCTGCTCTTGCTCTATCGCACAAAGCGGGAAGGCAATGAAGATTTTGTGGAATTCCTGCGGGAAGTAAAACCTGAAGGGGTACTGGCTGCAGGCGGCGATGGCACCGTGCATGAATGTGTCAACCTGCTGGTGAAAAACAACATTGACCTGCCTATGGGCATTATCGGCAGCGGTACCTCCAACGATTTTGCCACCTATCTGCAAATCAATGAGGATATGGAAGCCTACTTTGATAAGATTGCCGCAGGCTCCTGCCACCGCATGGATGTGGGCAAGGTCGGGGACAAGTACTTTATCAACGTAGCCAGCGCCGGCATGATGACCTCCATTGCTCATGAAGTGGACAGACGCCTCAAGAATGCTTTGGGCAAGATGGCCTATTATCTTAAGGGGATTGGCGAAATTCCCAAGTTCCGGGCTGTGCCCCTGACCATTACCGCGGATGGCGAAAAGCATGAGCTTGAAGCCTTCCTCTTTGTCGTCATTAACAGCGGCGTGGTAGGAAGTATGAAAAACGTGGCCGAGAAGCTCGCGGTGGATGATGGCAAGCTGGACCTGCTGGCCATTAAGAAATGCGGCGTGCATAAACTCATGGCCGTTACAGCGGATTTGGTGGCCGGTAAGCCCGTGTCGGAAAAGGACTGCGTTCTGCACCTGCAGGCCCGGAATTTCCAGATTGAAACAACGGGCGAACTCCAGAGCGATTTGGATGGAGAAGTGGGGCCCATGCTGCCTTTGCATATTGAAACCATTCCTAAGGCTATTGCGATTTATTGCTAA
- the argB gene encoding acetylglutamate kinase → MFTAEDKAAILVEALPYIQQFYGKTIVIKYGGNAMINDDLKEKVMQDIALMKYVGIRPVIVHGGGPDITGFLKKVGKESDFVAGLRVTDEETIEIAEMVLDGKVNSEIVNLLNRRGVRAVGLSGKDAGLIKARKKLATVYEGEDTKKVDIGYVGEVEQVDTGILEDLLKQGYVPIIAPIGVGDNGESYNINADYVAAEIAGALQAEKLLLLTDIEGIYKDFNDKSSFISTLHLPEARQYIKEGIIAGGMIPKVEACLTALEQGAGKTHIIDGRLAHSIILEIFTSRGIGTQVVR, encoded by the coding sequence ATGTTTACAGCAGAAGATAAAGCCGCCATTTTAGTGGAGGCCCTGCCTTATATCCAGCAGTTCTACGGCAAGACCATCGTCATAAAATACGGCGGCAATGCCATGATTAACGATGACCTCAAAGAAAAGGTCATGCAGGATATCGCCCTGATGAAATACGTCGGTATCCGTCCCGTCATCGTTCATGGTGGCGGCCCAGATATCACGGGGTTCCTCAAAAAAGTTGGCAAGGAATCAGATTTTGTGGCAGGGCTTAGAGTCACCGATGAAGAAACCATTGAGATTGCGGAAATGGTGCTCGACGGCAAGGTCAATTCCGAGATTGTCAATCTCCTGAACCGCCGCGGCGTAAGGGCTGTGGGGCTCAGCGGTAAGGATGCAGGGCTGATTAAGGCCCGCAAGAAACTGGCTACGGTTTACGAAGGCGAGGACACCAAAAAGGTGGATATCGGCTATGTCGGCGAAGTGGAGCAGGTGGACACAGGGATTCTCGAAGACCTGCTGAAACAGGGCTATGTGCCCATCATCGCGCCCATTGGTGTAGGCGATAACGGCGAGAGCTACAACATCAACGCCGATTATGTGGCGGCAGAGATTGCCGGGGCGTTGCAGGCCGAAAAACTGCTGCTTTTGACGGATATCGAGGGGATTTATAAAGACTTTAATGACAAGTCAAGTTTCATTTCCACCTTGCATCTGCCCGAGGCTAGGCAGTACATCAAAGAAGGCATTATCGCCGGAGGCATGATTCCCAAAGTGGAAGCCTGCCTGACGGCTTTGGAGCAGGGCGCAGGCAAGACCCATATCATTGACGGGCGGCTCGCACACTCCATTATCTTGGAAATCTTTACCTCCCGGGGCATTGGCACCCAGGTGGTGCGGTAA
- the argF gene encoding ornithine carbamoyltransferase produces MLKGRDMLSIHDLSVDEVQEILALAHELKAKQKAGIEHHLLKGKTLGMIFEKSSTRTRVSFEAGMYQLGGQALFLSNRDLQLGRGEPIKDTARVLSRYLDGIMIRTYGHDRVEELAKYADIPVINALTDLLHPCQVLTDLLTIQEHKGKNLKGLKMAYVGDGNNMTNSYMYGCAKAGMTFVAATPADYKPDATVTKQAKEDAKLTGASIELVTDPVEAVTGADIVVTDTWASMGQEDEHDARKKIFAPYQVNKELMAHADKRAIVMHCLPAYRGEEITEEVLEANAHVIFDEAENRLHTQKAIMALTMG; encoded by the coding sequence ATGTTAAAAGGACGCGATATGTTGTCCATCCACGATTTATCCGTGGATGAAGTACAGGAGATTCTGGCGCTGGCCCATGAACTCAAGGCCAAGCAGAAGGCAGGCATCGAACATCATCTCTTAAAGGGCAAGACCCTGGGCATGATTTTTGAAAAGTCTTCCACGCGAACCAGAGTTTCGTTTGAAGCTGGCATGTACCAGCTCGGCGGGCAGGCACTCTTCCTCTCGAACCGCGATTTGCAGCTGGGACGCGGCGAACCCATTAAGGATACGGCACGCGTGCTGTCGCGCTATCTGGACGGCATTATGATTCGTACCTACGGTCATGACCGTGTGGAAGAACTGGCAAAATACGCCGATATTCCGGTCATCAATGCCCTGACGGATTTACTCCATCCCTGTCAGGTGCTCACGGACCTCTTAACCATTCAGGAGCATAAGGGCAAGAACCTCAAGGGCCTCAAAATGGCTTATGTGGGCGATGGCAACAACATGACCAACTCCTACATGTATGGCTGCGCCAAGGCCGGTATGACCTTTGTGGCGGCTACGCCGGCAGATTACAAGCCGGATGCTACAGTGACCAAGCAGGCAAAAGAAGATGCCAAACTCACGGGCGCCAGCATTGAGCTCGTAACCGACCCGGTAGAAGCCGTCACGGGTGCCGATATCGTGGTTACGGATACCTGGGCCAGCATGGGACAGGAAGACGAACACGATGCGCGCAAGAAAATCTTTGCCCCCTATCAGGTCAACAAGGAGCTTATGGCACATGCGGACAAGCGGGCCATCGTAATGCACTGCCTGCCGGCTTACCGCGGTGAGGAAATCACCGAGGAAGTCTTAGAGGCCAATGCCCATGTGATTTTTGACGAAGCAGAAAACCGCCTCCATACCCAGAAAGCCATTATGGCACTGACTATGGGCTAA
- a CDS encoding transglycosylase domain-containing protein, with the protein MKKHKKRRIYRKLFRFIFFLGLVFFIAFFLAGGTSFFSPRTWQNVGEFLPKLEAIQPANQQDDSPKEISTIDRLSRILFLKRAVDARIDKEHYVKLRDIPEDMQNAIIAVEDNRFYSHYGFDVQGIMRATLVNLQYGEVTEGASTITQQLVKNLFLSHEQSFGRKAEELLLSLDMEANYSKSEILELYLNTIYYGSNYYGIGPAARGYFDKKPSELKLPEAAMLAGTPNAPSLYSPYVDFMLAKKRQFVVIDAMVRYGYIDEATAESAKIKPIYLAKPAQ; encoded by the coding sequence ATGAAAAAACATAAAAAACGACGAATTTACAGAAAATTATTCCGCTTCATCTTCTTTCTAGGCCTGGTCTTCTTTATCGCCTTCTTTCTGGCGGGCGGCACTTCTTTCTTTTCGCCCCGCACCTGGCAGAATGTCGGTGAGTTTCTGCCAAAGCTCGAAGCCATTCAGCCTGCCAATCAGCAAGATGACAGCCCCAAGGAAATATCGACCATCGACCGGCTCAGCCGCATCCTTTTCCTCAAGCGTGCAGTAGATGCCCGTATCGACAAGGAACATTATGTAAAGCTCCGGGATATTCCCGAGGATATGCAGAACGCCATCATCGCCGTGGAAGACAACCGCTTTTACAGTCACTACGGTTTTGATGTGCAGGGCATCATGCGAGCCACCCTCGTCAATCTCCAATACGGTGAAGTCACCGAAGGAGCCAGCACCATCACCCAGCAGCTGGTCAAGAACCTCTTTCTCTCCCATGAGCAATCCTTCGGCCGCAAAGCAGAAGAACTTTTGCTCTCATTGGATATGGAAGCCAACTACAGCAAGAGCGAGATTTTGGAGCTCTACCTCAACACCATTTACTATGGTTCCAACTACTACGGCATCGGCCCCGCTGCCCGAGGGTATTTTGACAAGAAGCCCAGCGAGCTGAAACTGCCGGAAGCTGCCATGCTGGCCGGCACGCCCAACGCACCCTCTCTTTATTCACCTTATGTAGACTTTATGCTGGCCAAGAAGCGGCAATTTGTGGTGATTGATGCCATGGTGCGTTATGGTTATATTGACGAAGCCACCGCCGAGTCAGCCAAAATCAAGCCCATCTATCTGGCAAAACCTGCCCAATAA
- a CDS encoding acetylornithine transaminase: protein MQEQEIFAEDQQSYLPVFNRYKIVLDHGEGAEVWDINGKKYLDFLGGIAVNVLGHNNKALVQAVTEQAGKLIHCSNLYYTKPQADAAAKLVKLSGLDKAFFANSGAEANEGAIKIARKYGYNINPEKTEIISAWDSFHGRTLATLTATGQTHYHEGLGPLPAGFTYVHYNDIAELESKISDKTAAVMLETIQGEGGVHTPDGDYLKQVRELCDKHGALLILDEIQAGIGRSGKFFAYENYGIKPDIVTLAKGLAGGVPIGAFIVTDKVAAAFKPGDHGTTFGGNPLACAAANVVLDTVPKDEFLKNIQAVGKYFKDKLQELAKKYPKFIVDVRGEGLILGAELAGSEHGRDIVNDCLAKGLIINCTAGKVLRFIPPLIITTAQIDEAFAVMDEVIGKYAE from the coding sequence ATGCAGGAACAGGAAATTTTTGCGGAGGACCAGCAAAGCTATCTGCCGGTGTTTAACCGCTATAAAATCGTCCTCGACCACGGCGAAGGCGCTGAGGTTTGGGATATAAACGGCAAGAAATATCTGGACTTTTTGGGCGGCATTGCCGTAAATGTGCTGGGCCATAACAACAAGGCCTTGGTACAGGCGGTGACGGAGCAGGCAGGAAAACTCATTCACTGCTCCAATCTCTACTACACCAAGCCACAGGCTGATGCGGCGGCCAAGCTCGTGAAGCTCAGCGGCCTCGATAAGGCATTCTTCGCCAACTCCGGCGCGGAAGCCAACGAAGGGGCCATCAAGATTGCCCGCAAGTATGGTTATAATATCAATCCCGAAAAGACGGAAATCATCTCCGCCTGGGACAGCTTCCATGGCCGTACATTGGCTACGCTGACGGCTACGGGACAGACGCATTACCATGAAGGTTTGGGGCCATTGCCCGCAGGTTTCACCTATGTGCATTACAACGATATCGCCGAACTAGAAAGCAAAATCAGCGACAAGACGGCGGCAGTGATGCTTGAAACCATTCAGGGCGAGGGCGGTGTGCATACACCGGATGGCGATTACCTCAAACAGGTCCGGGAACTCTGCGATAAGCATGGTGCCCTGCTGATTCTCGATGAAATACAGGCAGGCATTGGCCGCAGCGGCAAGTTCTTCGCCTATGAGAATTACGGTATCAAACCGGATATCGTAACGTTGGCCAAAGGTTTGGCAGGTGGTGTGCCCATTGGTGCCTTTATCGTCACCGACAAGGTGGCGGCAGCCTTTAAGCCCGGTGACCATGGCACGACCTTCGGCGGCAATCCACTGGCCTGTGCGGCAGCCAATGTGGTACTCGATACGGTACCCAAAGATGAATTTTTGAAAAATATTCAGGCTGTAGGCAAATATTTTAAGGATAAATTGCAGGAATTAGCGAAAAAATATCCAAAATTTATTGTAGATGTGCGCGGTGAAGGCCTGATTTTGGGTGCTGAACTTGCCGGTTCCGAACATGGCCGGGATATCGTCAATGACTGTCTGGCCAAGGGGCTGATTATCAACTGCACGGCGGGCAAGGTTCTGCGCTTTATCCCGCCGCTCATCATCACCACAGCGCAGATTGATGAAGCATTTGCTGTAATGGACGAAGTTATCGGCAAATACGCCGAATAA
- the argH gene encoding argininosuccinate lyase: MSEAMWGGRFTKTVDEMVNEFQASINFDKRMYHEDIAGSIAHAIMLAKCGIISDDDCGAILQGLKDIEAQIEAGEFDFSVDLEDIHMNIEKRLTEAIGEAGGRLHTARSRNDQVALDTHMYIRREVVAVQKEIINLQEALLETAKKNQDVIMPGYTHLQRAQPILFAHHLMAYFGMLSRDYARFSGVYQRADIMPLGAGALAGTTFPIDRELVAKQLNFEQIYSNSLDAVSDRDYIMEFLSAASILMVHLSRLSEETILWCSREFSFVELDDAHCTGSSMMPQKKNPDVSELVRGKTGRVIGHLMAMLTTVKGLPLAYNKDLQEDKEGIFDAIDTVKFSLGVYAQLIRGMKVKKDVMRKAVEEDFSNATDLADYLVKKGMPFRQAHAVSGTAVHKCIAEGKYLADMTLPELQELSPLFEADIAEALKPETCVNQRISLGGTSTEQVKLQLTAAQELIDAEKKTNTNLTSQQI, encoded by the coding sequence ATGAGTGAGGCCATGTGGGGAGGCCGTTTCACCAAGACCGTAGATGAAATGGTCAACGAATTCCAGGCCTCCATAAACTTTGACAAACGCATGTATCACGAAGATATTGCCGGCTCCATTGCCCATGCCATTATGCTGGCAAAGTGCGGCATTATCTCCGATGATGACTGCGGGGCCATTCTGCAGGGCTTAAAGGATATCGAAGCGCAGATTGAAGCCGGGGAGTTTGACTTTTCGGTGGATTTGGAAGATATCCACATGAATATCGAAAAGCGGCTGACCGAGGCCATTGGCGAAGCTGGCGGGCGTCTCCATACAGCCCGCAGCCGCAATGACCAGGTGGCACTCGATACGCATATGTACATCCGCCGCGAAGTAGTGGCCGTGCAGAAAGAAATCATCAACCTGCAGGAAGCCTTGCTCGAAACGGCCAAGAAGAATCAGGATGTGATTATGCCCGGTTACACGCATCTACAGCGGGCACAGCCGATTCTCTTTGCCCATCACCTGATGGCCTATTTCGGCATGCTTTCCCGTGACTATGCACGATTCAGCGGTGTTTACCAGCGGGCGGATATCATGCCGCTGGGCGCGGGCGCACTTGCCGGAACCACTTTCCCGATTGACCGGGAGCTTGTGGCCAAGCAGCTGAACTTCGAGCAGATTTACTCGAACAGTTTGGATGCGGTCAGTGACCGGGACTACATCATGGAATTCCTGTCGGCGGCCAGCATTTTGATGGTACATCTTTCCCGCTTGTCGGAAGAAACCATCCTTTGGTGCAGCCGTGAGTTCTCTTTTGTGGAACTTGATGATGCCCATTGCACGGGCTCGTCCATGATGCCGCAGAAGAAGAACCCAGATGTTTCCGAACTCGTGCGTGGCAAGACGGGCCGGGTAATCGGCCACCTGATGGCCATGCTGACCACGGTCAAAGGTTTGCCGCTGGCCTATAACAAGGACCTGCAGGAGGACAAGGAAGGCATCTTTGACGCCATCGACACGGTGAAATTCAGTCTGGGGGTCTATGCCCAGCTTATCCGTGGCATGAAGGTCAAGAAAGATGTCATGCGCAAGGCGGTAGAGGAGGACTTCTCCAATGCGACTGACCTTGCCGACTATCTGGTAAAGAAGGGCATGCCTTTCCGTCAGGCCCATGCGGTATCCGGTACGGCAGTGCACAAATGCATTGCCGAGGGCAAATATCTTGCCGATATGACCCTGCCGGAACTGCAGGAACTCTCGCCGCTCTTTGAGGCCGACATTGCCGAAGCCTTGAAGCCTGAGACCTGCGTCAACCAGCGCATTTCCTTGGGCGGTACGTCAACGGAGCAGGTCAAACTGCAGCTGACCGCCGCACAGGAGCTTATCGACGCTGAAAAAAAGACCAATACGAATTTGACCAGTCAACAAATATAA